A stretch of Megalobrama amblycephala isolate DHTTF-2021 linkage group LG14, ASM1881202v1, whole genome shotgun sequence DNA encodes these proteins:
- the LOC125246024 gene encoding gastrula zinc finger protein XlCGF57.1-like, translated as MEFIKEESEDVKIEETFRVKHEDTEEQTDLMTLKQKSQVIEMEEKNQYLGSYSQTHKTETRNLQMRVHTGEKPHTCQQCGKRCTQKRNLKTHLRLNTGDKLFICKLCGKSFSLNGSLKVHMRVHTGERPFICSQCGNSFKQKRDLKVHMTIHTGEKPYTCKHCGKSFSVKENLKIHMRVHTGEKPFTCKLCGKSFSQNGYLKIHMRIHTGERPFICTQCGKSFKQKKNLKVHMRIHTGEKQFVCDQCGKSFRNKAHLNYHMRIHSRETSFKCHHCEISFTDRIHFKDHVKTHIVVKPYVCHLCEKSFTKRVYFENHMRIHTGEKPYTCPQCGKSFTKRVNFEVHMRVHTGEKPYTCPQCGKSFTVKGNLKIHIRVHTGEKLYKCLQCEKSFTSRANLEEHMRVHTGEKPYKCPQCGKSFTLKGNLKIHVRVHTGEKPYKCLECEKSFKYHTELKRHLQTHSEKKMPFSSV; from the exons atggagtttattaaagaggagagtgaagacgtgaagattgaagaaacattcagagtcaaacatgaagatactgaggaacaaacag ATCTGATGACATTGAAACAGAAGAGTCAAGTAATTGAAATGGAAGAGAAAAATCAGTACTTAGGTAGTTACTCACAGACTCATAAAACAGAAACTAGAAACCTCCagatgagagttcacactggagagaagcctcacacctgccaacagtgtggaaagagatgTACACAGAAAAGAAACCTTAAAACCCACTTGAGACTTAACACTGGAGACAAGCTTTTCATCTGCAAActgtgtggaaagagcttctcACTAAATGGAAGTCTTAaagttcacatgagagttcacaccggTGAGAGGCCATTCatatgctctcagtgtggaaataGTTTTAAACAGAAAAGAGACCTTAAAGTTCACATGacaattcacactggagagaagccttacacctgcaaacattgtgggaagagcttctcagtaaaagaaaaccttaaaatccacatgagagttcacactggagaaaagccctTCACTTGCAAActgtgtgggaagagtttctcACAAAACGGATATCTTAAgattcacatgagaattcacactggagagagaccgttcatatgcactcagtgtggaaagagttttaaacagaaaaaaaacctcaaagtccacatgagaattcacacagGAGAGAAGCAGTTTGtttgtgatcagtgtggaaagagcttcagAAATAAAGCACACCTTAATTAtcacatgaggattcactcGCGAGAGACAAGTTTTAAATGTCATCACTGCGAAAtaagtttcacagacaggattCATTTTAAGGATCACGTGAAAACTCACATTGTGGTGAAGCCTTATGTGTGCCATCTCTGTGAAAAGAGTTTCACAAAAAGAGTATACTTTGAgaatcacatgagaattcacactggagagaagccttatacctgccctcagtgtggaaagagcttcacaAAAAGAGTAAACTTTGaggttcacatgagagttcacactggagagaagccttatacctgccctcagtgtggaaagagcttcacagTTAAAGGAAACCTTAAGATTCACAttagagttcacactggagagaagcttTACAAGTGTCTTCAATGTGAGAAGAGTTTCACAAGCAGAGCAAACCTTGAGgaacacatgagagttcacactggagagaagccttacaagtgtcctcagtgtggaaagagtttcacgcTTAAAGGAAACCTTAAGATTCAcgtgagagttcacactggagagaagccttacaagTGTCTAGAGTGTGAGAAGAGTTTCAAATATCACACAGAACTGAAACGGCATTTGCAAACTCATTCTGAAAAGAAAATGCCATTTTCCTCAGTGTGA